A part of Cannabis sativa cultivar Pink pepper isolate KNU-18-1 chromosome 6, ASM2916894v1, whole genome shotgun sequence genomic DNA contains:
- the LOC115725392 gene encoding protochlorophyllide-dependent translocon component 52, chloroplastic, protein MEALRATPSFNSPTNYLIPSTLDTKLFHYSKFNTKPNSSSFSFGKRKSSNLSKLKLFKAISSSSSSIELDDPFRPELESTQAPDGKFDWYNNWYPVVPVCDLDKRRPHGKKVLGIDVVVWWDKNESEWKVFDDSCPHRLAPLSEGRIDQWGRLQCVYHGWCFNGSGDCKFIPQAPPEGPPVHTSKKACVASYPSIVQNEILWFWPSTDPQYKDILTKKRPPYIEEIDDPSFSKIAWGHRDFPIGYEVLMENIMDPAHVTYAHYGIIKTPLKKGTSDREGGIPLEIIVENLTHDGFSGKREPAATNKFFAPCLYYSHISLGPKKKLVFVFSCIPVSPGKCRVIWSSVKNFGVLWDKIVPNWISHMDTNIIFDSDLSLLQVEERRIMDVGRGPWHKEFFVPTKSDAPIIAFRNWLNKYGGGQVDWKGKFTTTTLPPTPPREQLMDRYWSHVVNCPSCSGAHKGLKVLEVVLQVMSIALIGYAAVATKQGQVLKSVMVSIALLAFAASKWLSHLIHKLFHHHDYDHAFQ, encoded by the exons ATGGAAGCTCTAAGAGCAACCCCTTCATTTAATTCTCCTACCAATTACTTAATTCCATCAACACTTGACACCAAACTCTTTCACTATTCCAAATTCAACACAAAACCCAAttcatcatctttttcttttGGTAAGAGGAAGAGTAGTAATCTCTCAAAATTGAAACTTTTCAAGGCaatttcttcatcttcatcatcgaTAGAGCTCGATGACCCTTTTCGGCCTGAGCTTGAAAGTACTCAAGCCCCGGACGGGAAATTCGACTGGTACAACAACTGGTACCCCGTTGTACCGGTTTGTGATTTGGACAAGAGGAGGCCACATGGGAAGAAGGTGCTGGGGATTGATGTAGTGGTTTGGTGGGACAAGAATGAGAGTGAATGGAAGGTGTTTGATGATAGTTGTCCTCATAGATTGGCTCCTTTATCAGAAGGAAGGATTGATCAATGGGGAAGATTGCAGTGTGTCTACCATGGTTGGTGTTTTAATGGCTCTGGTGATTGCAAGTTTATTCCCCAAGCACCTCCTGAAGGTCCTCCG GTTCATACATCTAAGAAAGCATGTGTAGCTAGTTATCCAAGCATTGTTCAAAATGAGATTCTTTGGTTTTGGCCAAGCACAGATCCTCAATACAAAGATATTCTTACAAAGAAAAGACCTCCCTATATTGAAGAAATAGATGACCCTTCATTCTCTAAAATTGCATGGGGCCATAGAGATTTTCCAATTGG gTATGAAGTGTTAATGGAAAATATTATGGACCCTGCACATGTTACTTATGCACACTATGGAATAATAAAGACTCCACTAAAAAAGg GTACATCTGATAGAGAAGGAGGCATACCTTTAGAAATTATTGTGGAGAATCTTACCCATGATGGATTTAGTGGAAAAAGAGAGCCTGCAGCAACTAACAAATTTTTTGCACCTTGTTTGTATTATTCTCATATCTCTCTTGGACCAAAG AAGAAGCTGGTCTTTGTGTTTAGCTGTATACCAGTTAGTCCTGGGAAATGCAGAGTGATATGGTCAAGTGTAAAAAACTTTGGAGTATTATGGGACAAAATTGTTCCAAATTGGATATCTCATATGGACACAAACATAATTTTCGATTCAGATTTAAGTCTCCTACAAGTTGAG GAGCGTAGGATAATGGATGTTGGGCGTGGGCCATGGCATAAAGAGTTTTTTGTGCCAACAAAATCAGATGCTCCAATAATTGCTTTCAGAAATTGGTTGAACAAGTATGGTGGTGGCCAGGTTGATTGGAAAGGCAAATTCACTACTACTACTCTTCCTCCAACTCCTCCTAGAGAACAACTTATGGATAG GTATTGGAGCCATGTGGTGAATTGTCCAAGTTGTAGTGGTGCACACAAGGGTTTGAAAGTGTTAGAAGTAGTGCTACAAGTGATGAGCATAGCTCTAATTGGGTATGCTGCTGTTGCTACCAAACAAGGCCAAGTATTAAAGAGTGTCATGGTTTCTATAGCATTACTTGCCTTTGCAGCTTCAAAGTGGCTCTCACACCTTATCCACAAGCTCTTTCATCATCATGACTATGATCATGCTTTCCAATGA
- the LOC115725568 gene encoding protochlorophyllide-dependent translocon component 52, chloroplastic-like isoform X1: MVALTSISLLLHSLPNNKLLHYHSNIKYTKPISSSFSYGQRSTNKASRSKLYTSISSVSTNLTDPFEAELESSQTPDGKFDWYSNWCPIMPVCDLDKRRPHGKKVMGVDVVVWWDKNESEWKVFDDSCPHRLAPLSEGRIDQWGRLQCVYHGWCFNGSGNCKFIPQAPPDGPPVHTSKRACVSVYPSIVQNGIVWFWPNTDPKYKNIITKQKPPYIAEMDDPSFSQLIVNREFHYGYEVMVENLMDPAHVPYAHHGLMRTRLPGNADREGGIPLEMTLESFNINGFTGMSDPGFNQFYAPFVFYSSMPLNLNQDNHNNNQAKKDILNNNNKTMALVFICVPISPGRSRLILSASNPRRFNDWFNKIIPRWIIHISVNAVLDSDTYLLHLEERKMMDAGVGKWNKACFVPTKSDVHVVAFRKWLNKYGGGQVDWGGKFSGALPPTPPREQLMDRYWSHVVNCSSCSAAHKGLKVLEVMLQVMSIALIGYVGVINKQSQTLKIGMVSMALLCFVASKWLSHFIHKIFHFHDYDHAFR; the protein is encoded by the exons ATGGTAGCTCTCACATCAATCTCATTACTTCTTCATTCTCTTCCCAATAATAAGCTCCTTCACTACCATTCCAACATTAAGTACACAAAACCCatttcatcatctttttcttATGGCCAGAGGAGCACTAATAAAGCATCAAGATCCAAACTTTACACTTCCATTTCATCTGTTTCAACAAATCTCACTGACCCTTTTGAGGCAGAGCTTGAAAGTAGTCAAACCCCAGATGGGAAATTCGACTGGTACAGCAACTGGTGTCCAATTATGCCGGTTTGTGATCTGGACAAGAGAAGGCCACATGGGAAGAAGGTGATGGGGGTTGATGTGGTGGTGTGGTGGGACAAGAATGAGAGTGAATGGAAGGTGTTTGATGATAGTTGTCCTCATAGATTGGCTCCTTTATCAGAAGGAAGGATTGATCAATGGGGAAGATTGCAGTGTGTCTACCATGGTTGGTGCTTTAATGGCTCTGGAAATTGCAAGTTCATCCCTCAAGCTCCACCAGATGGTCCTCCG GTTCACACTTCCAAGAGAGCATGTGTTTCTGTTTATCCAAGCATTGTACAAAATGGCATTGTATGGTTTTGGCCAAACACAGATCccaaatacaaaaatattataacaaaacaaaaaccaCCTTACATTGCAGAAATGGATGATCCATCATTTTCTCAGTTAATTGTAAATAGAGAATTTCATTATGG aTATGAAGTGATGGTTGAGAATCTTATGGACCCTGCACATGTTCCATATGCTCATCATGGATTAATGAGAACAAGGCTGCctg GTAATGCTGATAGAGAAGGTGGCATACCTCTTGAAATGACTTTGGAAAGTTTCAACATTAATGGTTTTACTGGAATGAGTGATCCTGGTTTCAACCAATTTTATGCACCATTTGTTTTCTATAGTTCTATGCCACTTAATCTAAATCAagataatcataataataatcaggCTAAAAAG gatattttgaataataataataagacaaTGGCTCTAGTATTTATATGTGTTCCAATTAGTCCTGGTAGAAGCAGATTGATATTAAGTGCATCAAATCCAAGAAGATTTAATGATTGGTTTAACAAAATAATTCCAAGATGGATAATTCATATTTCAGTAAATGCTGTTCTTGATTCAGATACATATCTTCTACATCTTGAG GAACGCAAAATGATGGATGCTGGAGTTGGGAAATGGAATAAAGCATGTTTTGTGCCAACAAAATCAGATGTTCATGTGGTTGCTTTTAGAAAATGGCTTAACAAGTATGGTGGTGGCCAAGTTGATTGGGGTGGCAAATTCTCTGGTGCTCTTCCTCCAACCCCTCCTAGAGAACAACTCATGGACAG GTATTGGAGTCATGTAGTAAATTGTAGTAGCTGCAGTGCTGCACACAAGGGTTTGAAAGTGTTAGAAGTAATGCTACAAGTGATGTCCATAGCTCTTATTGGATATGTTGGTGTAATCAATAAACAAAGCCAAACCTTGAAGATTGGCATGGTTTCTATGGCATTGCTTTGCTTTGTAGCTTCAAAGTGGTTGTCTCATTTCATCCACAAGATCTTCCATTTTCATGACTATGACCATGCTTTTCGTTAA